ATTTTTTGCAcccaaaattttattgaaagtAATTAAAAGCATACCCTTAATGTGATGTGGAAGACAGATGTGCGTGGAGTTGTACTTCTTCTGATGCGTTTTGTTCAGCCTCTGCCTAGAATGGAATTCATTGTTGTAATCCAAAAAGTTCCTTAATACTCAATTATTTGGAAAGCTCACCTTTGGCCGTGGCAAGCTTTGTTTGGATGGCGAATGATGAATGGTAACTCCCTATGGATGATGaaattaagggcccgtttggtatcgttctaaaaaaaacgtttctggagttttttcgttctattggaacgaaaaaacggaatcttctgtttggtgcacttatggtccgtttctgtttttttggaacaaaaagtgaaaaaaaaaaactgaaaaaacaccatttcccgataaaaatctgaaattttaaaacacaattttttcgtttaaaaactgcgttttgacacagaaactgaaattttcgtttttgaaacgaaacggcgtttctggaacagaaacgataccaaacaggctCTAAGTCTAAGGGAGTTCCTTTTCCTTCCTCGTGCTCCTTATGCCAGTTAGCTGAGGAaagtatttttcataattttcttgAGTATAGATTTAGCATGAAAATATGGAAGAGATTTTTGGAGTATTTTGGTGCATCTTGAATCTTCCCTGTTATTGTTCTTAATCTGGCTATTTGGTGGAAAAGGAAGCGTAGAGGTTTGACTGCTAAAGATGTTTGGCTGACTGGGTTTGtattaattatagaaaatatCTGGAAAGAGAGGAATGACAGGCGCtatgaagaaagaagagatcttcgtctttgatttttaaattagtAAAAATAAATCTCCAAGAGGTGGATCTAAACTTGTCAGCTATTGTGAAATAGATTCTTTAGATTGCAGTTGAGTCTTAACAGATGGTAATGCCGATGGTGGAGAATTCTTGGTTGGTTTTGTGTATTGGCTTcctttgtctcttctttttaataaaacTTTTCTGAATCTTtagcagaaagaaaaaaaaaaagaagcatatcCTTGTCATCTTGAAACACACTAGTTACACCAATTCTTCTGGGATTACCAAGAGAACATCCATCAGATGAAGTTTTGTGCACCATTTTTCCGGTGTACACCAAATAACCTCAATACTTTTCGAAAcctgggaggagagagaaagaccccAATCTTCTAAAAGTAATGAGATCTTCCATAGATTTTGTAAGGTATTTCATTAAAGGGACATAATCTAAAagatctcttttatttttttggtaaataatcaaaaaagatctatttatttttcttttttgatgaaaatccaaaaaaatcttTTCGTATCAATCAAGGTAAAAAATatgatttggatttttaataTTTCAATCAGTAACTCTAAACATTACCATGTGATGTATTGATACTCTAAAACACTACATGAGGTACAATCAatggaataatttttttctaaaagatcACTATCTTTTATCATATTCATTTAATGGTTAAAATAGCAAAAATAACCAGGGAAATTTTCTATGGGAGAATGTacatttttccattattttttttcttaaaaatgaattaaatgAGATCTTTCTAAAAGAGGAGTAGGCATGATGAAGGGAGCCAATATGGGGCCAATCAGTCCGAAACCTATTAATTGGACCAGGTCGGTTGCACCATTTTAAGGCCAGAATTTGAACCGGACCGATTATCCAATTTGTTCTTACCTAGGAACCAAGACCAATTACTTAACGGTCGTAATCGGTCCTGATTCTTAATCGTCTAAAGACAAAACCACTATTATCTTAAACCCAAAGATAATATTGTTAGTCCATATATTGGATCTATACACAacattagaaaaataaatctaTGAAATATATAGCGTAATTATAAACTTAATGGTTCATTTTCATATCTGAGGGattaattttagggtttttgggatcaATTCTGATCGATTCTAATTTAATCCAcatctaaataaaaaaacaaattcaactcccaattctgagtttaaaAGTTTTAATCTTTTAAATATATGATACCAATTTATGAAAACTAACCTAAAAACAATTATTTTCTAACAATTCCTCTTCTTGAagttaattttaattaattgtaACAAACAATAATGAGATATGGTCTTGGAGTCTTACTTCAATGTAACTAAAGTAAAAATTAAACAACAATGCTTCAACTTCATCTCTAAAGTTTTTTGACTATAGGGAGATTCCAAATGTTTAACAAGAAAAACCCCATCCTATAATATCACCCCTCCCCCACAAACTAAAACTCCAGCACGACGAAGATCCATACCGTCATTGATTTTGTGAACTAAATCTATGGGCACCTGTGGTACGTCCGAAGGGATTGAAATTTGTAGATAGGTAAACCCTAAGGTCCCTATGCAATATCATAAGTTCAACCTTGATAGAGTAGGAataagtggcaaaataaagaaTTTGTATACTTATTTCTTAAGATCGTTGTTTCACACATCCTCTAACCACCCACCTTAACCTTTGAGTCAATTTCCATTTTAATTCAACAAAGAATTTGTGTGCTTCATAGGGTGGTCCTGGCTAGGATAGAGTAATAATTATAAAGGATATGTTTGGTATTGGCAAATTCCAAACCCAAAAACTCAACCTGTTGCAATTCTTACTATACTTTTGATTGGCCTCTCCCTAAGAGGAAAATCGATCGTGATTATGCCTTAAACCATTTTAACAAAGCATTCAGCGCGCGCAGCAGTAACTTTTTGCCGCTGTGAAATATTCATTTAGTAGCGAATATATATAACTACTGTAAAGGGTTTCAGAAGAATTGTTTAGTAATTACATAGAGGATGTTTTGTTGCACGTGTTTAGATAAACCCAATGTTAAATGAAATGATCTCCAAAAGGTTATATTTCGTGATGGTAAATAATCTAACAACAATATTTATTTACCATTGTTATATATATTAGGGTTATAAAATTAGTGACAGTAAGAAGAAACTGCGGCTATAAAACCCTTTAGAGGCGGAAAAATATTACTGCTACTttttgacaaagaaaaaaatattaccaCCATTGAAAGCTCCGCGCTGGCACTCTTGTAGTCTATGATTAATTACCATTTTTCAAATGACGAGTATCAAACTATTTTTACTgcaagaaattaaagaaaaagtaTACATATGAGCTACCAATATAATTGTTAttccagagaaaaaaaaaatccctttattatgattattattattattttaaatctcAAGACTGCACAGTGGTTGTTTGTGCATTATTTCTCTTTCTGTTGGATCAAGTTGGTGACAGAAAATCCTCAACCACATTTCTTAACTCTTTCTACCTGCTGGATTCTCCAGCATCTTTGAACTTAAAATGTGTTGCAAGGGTTACTTCATCCTGGCTCTGTAACTGTTCTCTTTGTTTGCAATAACTAAGCTGTTGGTTAACAATCGCAAGCTCATTCTCACAAGACTGTATTTGGGTTTGAAGTTTGTTGATGATACCTACAATACCTTCCACAGGATCATCCTTCCTTGCCTTGGACTCGATCACCATTGACTTAATGGCTTCCTTTCTCTGGTCAGGCTCTATTTCATTCAGGATCCTTGTGAGGCTGTCCACACCAAAGAGCTTTTTGACAATCATAAAGTCTTGATATTGAGAAATTGGGAAGTATGGGGCTAATATACAATTTTTGTGACACTTTGATCTCAACTGATGCTTGCATGCAGCACAAGCTTTCTCACCTCCATTAACCTTTTTCTCACTCATTTTGAAATCTGGAGCAAGtacagaggaggaggaggagaggaggaggcTTTTTAACAGGTTTAGATGTTGCAGTAAATGGGAAGGATTCAAGAAGATCAAATTTGAGAAAGTGGGCATTAATTGAATGCAATATTTGGGTATGTAAATTTGGAAAAGTTAGGAGTACCCAGAAAAGAAATGGTGAAAAATGATAAGATTTTGAAAATGCTTTAACTGGTTTCTGGTGGAAGGTTTCCATATGAGACCTTAACCTTTAACCAGTAATGAAGATTTCCATATGTGATACATTTATGGTGAAGCAAGAAGGAAAGTGAGTCGACTGGGAGTGTGGTGGAAGCGATAATGCTGCAAGTGGGAACCAGTTGTGGGCCTGATTTTCCATTTGAAGTTTCAAAACTATTTTATTAAGTAcaaaaaaattttggaaggaTTATCTTAAAGGGTGGGTCTGAATGTAACCGACAAGGTTACAAATGAGTTGTAACTTAATTTTCAATTACCCTCACTTTTTGTCTTGTTATGATTACTTTTGAGGTTAATAAAGTCAATTCCTTTTTAAGTTCTGAATGTAACCTTTTAATTGAAACATTTGGAATGAGGGTCGATTAGTAAATTAACAAACCCCCCTTTTCCAAAGCCTCCTCGTCGGCAATTCGAGGAAACAATGCCCATGTCCAAACTAATTGTCTTCCCAAATCTTCcctctgcaattccgatcttgtacaatttcaTGCAATATCacctttagggggtgacacgtgtattgataccaatataatggtccagatctggtacaactaataaaacatttaaatcagtgaagaggcatttaaatcagatctggaccattgcattggtatcaatacacgtgtcaccttATAAagatggtattgcacggaattgtacgagatcggaattgcagacgatttttttcccctctgcTGATTTTGCTTGAGGTTTGGCATCTCTAATCCTCGTCTCTCCGGCGTTCTAGTCCTCCAAAGATTCCAGCCACCGGATGCTATCTCTGACGAATCAggtaatttctctctctctctctctctcatggagGTACCCTAAATCCCTGGAGTAGCAGCTTTGGATCATCAGCTGTTCGCAGTTGAGCTCTAAATGGCAGATTCTAATTCTACAACATCTCGCTCCCACTCTTCCACAGTCGTTGCTCCTCTGTTGTTGATAATGTTTATTCCTTTTTCAAATCCCTAATTTTTACAATTTCTGTTACTTGGATCAGTTTCAAATTTGGTATACAAATTTCTTGCTAtattatttcttaaattttaaattatagtTTGAATTTCTGAGAACTATTGGATGCCATTCATGTTCCACATCTGCAACTTAGCTTTGCTATAGCAATGACAACTGCTAACCAAGGGAGTTAGGTTGAGGTGGTTATTGATTTAATAAAAGGCAACTTAGTTCATAATTTGAAATTATGTATAGGAGTACAATTAGAAATCTAACCATACGCTAAACCTAGATAAAGCCATAACCACTCCTCTGGAAGTAGTACTAAATCCTTGATTTCTTAAATTATCTGCATGCTATTGGTTTCTCTAAATTGTATCATGAATGATTTTTATTGCTTCAAGCAATTGTATTTTAACTTCTAATTGTACATGAGAAAGACAGAGCTACTTATTCCTTGCTTGTAGAGTAACCCTCTTTTGTGTGCATTTACCATGAAACATGTGAAGTGGATAAACTGTTAATATTGAACCAAGTGACATTTTGTGTTGCACGAATGCCATATatctgattttgatgtaaaGGAAAACTGTTTGCATTATTTCTCATCCTTTCCATGAAATAAAACTGTGGTTTAATTATTAACATTTTGGTCGGTTTAAAATTCTTGActcatttttggaaaaattcttgactcatttttggaaaaattctaCATAGTTatcttttctaccaaaaaaaaaaaacacttaggCTCCTTTTgatatcgttctaaaaaaacgtttttggagtttttttgttctattggaatgaaaaaaNNNNNNNNNNNNNNNNNNNNNNNNNNNNNNNNNNNNNNNNNNNNNNNNNNNNNNNNNNNNNNNNNNNNNNNNNNNNNNNNNNNNNNNNNNNNNNNNNNNNNNNNNNNNNNNNNNNNNNNNNNNNNNNNNNNNNNNNNNNNNNNNNNNNNNNNNNNNNNNNNNNNNNNNNNNNNNNNNNNNNNNNNNNNNNNNNNNNNNNNNNNNNNNNNNNNNNNNNNNNNNNNNNNNNNNNNNNNNNNNNNNNNNNNNNNNNNNNNNNNNNNNNNNNNNNNNNNNNNNNNNNNNNNNNNNNNNNNNNNNNNNNNNNNNNNNNNNNNNNNNNNNNNNNNNNNNNNNNNNNNNNNNNNNNNNNNNNNNNNNNNNNNNNNNNNNNNNNNNNNNNNNNNNNNNNNNNNNNNNNNNNNNNNNNNNNNNNNNNNNNNNNNNNNNNNNNNNNNNNNNNNNNNNNNNNNNNNNNNNNNNNNNNNNNNNNNNNNNNNNNNNNNNNNNNNNNNNNNNNNNNNNNNNNNNNNNNNNNNNNNNNNNNNNNNNNNNNNNNNNNNNNNNNNNNNNNNNNNNNNNNNNNNNNNNNNNNNNNNNNNNNNNNNNNNNNNNNNNNNNNNNNNNNNNNNNNNNNNNNNNNNNNNNNNNNNNNNNNNNNNNNNNNNNNNNNNNNNNNNNNNNNNNNNNNNNNNNNNNNNNNNNNNNNNNNNNNNNNNNNNNNNNNNNNNNNNNNNNNNNNNNNNNNNNNNNNNNNNNNNNNNNNNNNNNNNNNNNNNNNNNNNNNNNNNNNNNNNNNNNNNNNNNNNNNNNNNNNNNNNNNNNNNNNNNNNNNNNNNNNNNNNNNNNNNNNNNNNNNNNNNNNNNNNNNNNNNNNNNNNNNNNNNNNNNNNNNNNNNNNNNNNNNNNNNNNNNNNNNNNNNNNNNNNNNNNNNNNNNNNNNNNNNNNNNNNNNNNNNNNNNNNNNNNNNNNNNNNNNNNNNNNNNNNNNNNNNNNNNNNNNNNNNNNNNNNNNNNNNNNNNNNNNNNNNNNNNNNNNNNNNNNNNNNNNNNNNNNNNNNNNNNNNNNNNNNNNNNNNNNNNNNNNNNNNNNNNNNNNNNNNNNNNNNNNNNNNNNNNNNNNNNNNNNNNNNNNNNNNNNNNNNNNNNNNNNNNNNNNNNNNNNNNNNNNNNNNNNNNNNNNNNNNNNNNNNNNNNNNNNNNNNNNNNNNNNNNNNNNNNNNNNNNNNNNNNNNNNNNNNNNNNNNNNNNNNNNNNNNNNNNNNNNNNNNNNNNNNNNNNNNNNNNNNNNNNNNNNNNNNNNNNNNNNNNNNNNNNNNNNNNNNNNNNNNNNNNNNNNNNNNNNNNNNNNNNNNNNNNNNNNNNNNNNNNNNNNNNNNNNNNNNNNNNNNNNNNNNNNNNNNNNNNNNNNNNNNNNNNNNNNNNNNNNNNNNNNNNNNNNNNNNNNNNNNNNNNNNNNNNNNNNNNNNNNNNNNNNNNNNNNNNNNNNNNNNNNNNNNNNNNNNNNNNNNNNNNNNNNNNNNNNNNNNNNNNNNNNNNNNNNNNNNNNNNNNNNNNNNNNNNNNNNNNNNNNNNNNNNNNNNNNNNNNNNNNNNNNNNNNNNNNNNNNNNNNNNNNNNNNNNNNNNNNNNNNNNNNNNNNNNNNNNNNNNNNNNNNNNNNNNNNNNNNNNNNNNNNNNNNNNNNNNNNNNNNNNNNNNNNNNNNNNNNNNNNNNNNNNNNNNNNNNNNNNNNNNNNNNNNNNNNNNNNNNNNNNNNNNNNNNNNNNNNNNNNNNNNNNNNNNNNNNNNNNNNNNNNNNNNNNNNNNNNNNNNNNNNNNNNNNNNNNNNNNNNNNNNNNNNNNNNNNNNNNNNNNNNNNNNNNNNNNNNNNNNNNNNNNNNNNNNNNNNNNNNNNNNNNNNNNNNNNNNNNNNNNNNNNNNNNNNNNNNNNNNNNNNNNNNNNNNNNNNNNNNNNNNNNNNNNNNNNNNNNNNNNNNNNNNNNNNNNNNNNNNNNNNNNNNNNNNNNNNNNNNNNNNNNNNNNNNNNNNNNNNNNNNNNNNNNNNNNNNNNNNNNNNNNNNNNNNNNNNNNNNNNNNNNNNNNNNNNNNNNNNNNNNNNNNNNNNNNNNNNNNNNNNNNNNNNNNNNNNNNNNNNNNNNNNNNNNNNNNNNNNNNNNNNNNNNNNNNNNNNNNNTTTTGGAGTTCAGTCTTCCCAGTTTCGCtccattttaccaaaaaaaaaaaaaagttcccgataaaaatctgaaattttgaaacaccattttttcgtttaaaaactgcattttgacacagaaactgaaNNNNNNNNNNNNNNNNNNNN
This genomic stretch from Macadamia integrifolia cultivar HAES 741 chromosome 2, SCU_Mint_v3, whole genome shotgun sequence harbors:
- the LOC122065623 gene encoding LOB domain-containing protein 24-like, with translation MSEKKVNGGEKACAACKHQLRSKCHKNCILAPYFPISQYQDFMIVKKLFGVDSLTRILNEIEPDQRKEAIKSMVIESKARKDDPVEGIVGIINKLQTQIQSCENELAIVNQQLSYCKQREQLQSQDEVTLATHFKFKDAGESSR